The DNA segment AAAGTATAATACACATTTATGCTTCTAGGTATGTGGAAAATTGTAGGATGCGAGGAACATAAGAGGGTTGAAAAGAGTTTTTACTTTTCACCATATTCCCCTCTGTACTGTTTGAATTGTTCATCGTGAgtttatattacttttataattaattactttttaaaaattttgttttttaatgtaaccCAAAGCTTTGATAACTTTCAAAGTTAACAAACTTAGAATCTGCACATTGCAAAACCCATACTTTGAAGTTAACAAAATCTTCTCTTTGACGTCCATGGGCCGTTCCCTCCTCCACCAGAACACCCTGAAAGGGGAAGAAATGCTCCAGCTTTCCAACATTGTCAGATTTCCTGCTGACCTTTCCTGCACGTGATAGCTGAGGCGTATGCATCCGATTTGTCCTTGGcccagctcctcctcctcccctgatCCTGCCTTAGGATCTGTGTATTGCAAGACATCTACTATTTTAGGACTTTCTGCACTAAATGTGCTCTTTGACCCATTTAAGTGGAGAATACGACAGTGGTAGCCGTGAGTGACAGACAGCCTGCACCTAGGAGAGAAACATCTCTAGAACTTGAGCATGTGGGCCTATGGACAGGCCACTGTTATTAACTCCTTTCTATCACGTATTATGAAAACTTAATGCAAAATGTGGCTTTCCAGTAATGATCTTTATTGAAGGAGCATTGTTACTTTGGCCAATTCTACAACACAGGCTTTATGAGAAATGTTTAGGCAGAAAGTCAGCTTGTAGAAGTACTGTGTTTCAAAGCAAGGCTGCTTGAGTAATGAAAAGCCTCATGGTACCAGGTAATTGACTGAAATTACTACTTGCAAATCTCTATTCCAGCTAAAAGAACGGTCATATTTTTATATCAGCTCATCCTAAATCCAGTTGCATATGAATGCAATTTAATAATTAAACTGAATTAAATATAGTCACCAGTCAAAGACAGTGACTGACAAATAGATGCCCTTCCCTGTTATTTGACCACAGGGACGTTGTTTCAAAAATCCAGAAAGCTCAGAAGGAAATTGAGAAAATAGAGTGCtatttgtggcagtctgcttccgtagaaatttacagcctcagaaaccctgtgggttcactatgagttggagttgacttggcaGTGGGTTATCTGTGACATCAAGATTTTGCTCAGAGTACTTGCCAAAGCCTGTAAACAAAGGGACAGGACACATAGAGAAGAGTCCTGTCCACCGAGTTTGATTTGCTTTACCAGGAGCAAGCACTTGAgattctgaaatgttcttttgcttGTGGAAAATAGTAGCAATCTGTAAATTGATGTGAGAAGCCATGTGTAACCAGATAACCTTAACAAGTAGTCGATAGAATTCTTATGGAGATAAAAACTCTCTCTACTTAAAAGACCTGGCAACTGAGGCAGAAGAGGTGAAGGGCTGTGCCCAAGTCACGTAGTGAGTGATTGGCCAGGTTTCAAACCTGTGCGTTTCTGTTGGAGAGCCTCAGTGCAATGCCCTCTGCCGTGGTACTGGTCCTCAGTAGCTGCATGTCGCTGAACGTTCACTACACAGTCTGTGacataggacgttatgtgatttggatgttatACGAGCACcatattacaggcagtccccaggttatgaacaccTGACTTCacagacaactcatacttaagaacgATTGCTATAAAGCCTATTATACTAAAATTTTCAGTTAAGTACACCTGGCAGCACAatcactttgtatacaagagacatgagatgtAAGTGCTGTGTGCGGGAAGCTGTTGTGTTCACTACGTCTGGTTATGTCCATGAAGTCCCGTTCTaccgggatttctgaactctaataACCTTACAGGACCACAGACGCATATGCACTCATACATTGCCCAAAGGGACGTTATTTGGCACGTGACTGTACATACAGAAATGTTGATGGCAGCATTGCTTATGAAATCAAAATATCATAAATAGCCTAAATGTCTTATTGTTATAATCTATTGATGGTTTGTTAAATACCTTATGGAACACCTATATTCTAAAATATTAGAACATTTCCTAACTGTTAAAAATAACACTGTAAACCTGTACTAAGTGGAGAAATACAATACATTAAGAAGCAGATTATTAAGTAGTATGTAGATTATGATCTCATTTTTGTGTAGAAGAAGCTTGAGAAAAGTAACACCGTAAATCTGTACTAATGTGGGGAGCTACTCACGATACATTAAGAAGCAGATTATTAGCAGATTAAGTCGTACCTACGTTATGATCTCATTTTCGTGTAGAAGACTCGTAAGACGTGTAATGTATGTCACATGTACAAGTACAGAAAAAATGCTGAAAGTACTTGTACCTGTGtgccttttacatttttcttcttggtatttttgtgtattttcaaagtttttaCACATAAATATTTTACACCAACGTGGTGGGGAGGCTGGCAGTGGGGAAGAGGTGGGGTAAGAATTCAATGATTTATATAATCTGCTCTCTGGCAAATCAACCCCTGGATGATTAAATTAAGTTAGCTGTAATCTTCTTTGGTAAGAATTcagggatttttttcccctttatggctttcatttctgattttcatGACCCCAccctctcttctttttcagtaacagtAACAAGTAGCCAGGGCACTCCAGCCAAAGCCCCCAGGGTGAAGAGCAGCTCACCCATCTCCTCCCCATCGTCAGCAGCCTGTGCTCCGAGCTGTACTGGAGACCTCCCACTGCCTTCTAATACTGCCACCTTCTCTGCGGAAACCCCCCCTGCCAAGGCCCAGTCTCCTGTCAGCAGAAGAGCCTCCGTCTCCTCAGTCTCTCCCAAGCCACGGTCTTCTCTCAAGATGTCAATTAGAAACTGGATGACCCAAACACCTTCCTCGTCACCACCCATCACTCCACCTGCTTCTGAGACCAAGATCCCGTCTCCAAGAAAAGCCCTCATTCCCGTGAGCCAGAAATCATCCCAAGCAGTGGCTTGCTCTGAGTCTAGAAACAGAGTTAAGAGGAGGCTAGACTCAAGCTGTCTGGAGAGTGTGAAACAAAAGTGTGTGAAGAGTTGCAGTTGTGTGACCGAGCTTGACGGCAGAGTTGAAAAGCTCCATTTGGATCTGTGCTGCCTTGCTGGTAACCAGGAAGACCTTGGTAAGAATTCTGAAGGCCTTACCAAATCAAGCAGGATTAAAGGAGCTAGCATGAGTGTCTCTGAGCCCCCTTCTCCTGCCAGTCCTTATGCTTCAGAAGCCTGTGGAGCCCTGCCTCTTCCTTTGCGATCTTGTGGAGAAGGGTCTGAAGTCATCGGCAAAGAGAACAGCTCCCCAGAGAACAAGAACTGGCTTTTGACCATGGCAGCCAAGTGGAAGGCTGAGAGTTCATCTCCACGAAGCCCATCATCCCAGACCCCCAGTTCCAGGAGACAGAGTGGAAAGCTGTCGCCAGGCGCGGTAAGTCAACAGTGGTAGAAAGAGTCCCTGACTTGAAGGTGGTTGGCGGGAAGGTACACGCCTTAGCTAGAAGGGGCCAGACACGGATCTCTTCTCAGAAAgctgaatctttaaaaaaaaaaagtgaatctctTCACccctagggttgccagatttagcacaTAAAAACACAGGATAGATGTTGCATGGGACGAGCTCACACTGAAAGTCTTTTATACTCGATGTTATTTATTGTTGATTGGAAGTTCAGTGTGACTGGGTGTCCTGAGGTTGGTCTGGCAACTACTTACTCCCCTTAAAGCCCCTCCTGCCAAGGCTCACACCCCTCAGCCCTGTTGCCCTGTTTTCCAAAGCCTTCCTCGTTCTCCAGGATATAATTCAGAAACACCTCCCCTCCCCTTTGTTAAACACTATGCCATTCCCTTTTTATGGATAAAGCCGTTGTTCGTGGGCAAAGTGCCAACATGCATAAGTAGATTTCCAGTTCGTAATTACAGTTtatgattatttaaaataaagtgaAACTTAGATACAGACAAAGTGATTTAAGGGGTAATCAGTTTGCAGGTTAGGAAACAGGTTAAGGTCATTGCTGCTGTAGTTCAGCCTTGAAGCTCCTGTTCTGTGTTGAGTAGAAGAGGGGAAGGTGATCGAAATCCAGTCCAGGAATCATGATGAGCGTATCGGCCCTTTTGAGGACAGAAGCTAGATAACCCTAGGCCAGTTCTAGTTTAGTACGTGTTCATATCCCCCACCTTTTATCATGAAGTCTGTCCCGTAAGCTTAGGAAAAATAAACTAGAGAATATTTTAAGGACTACACCTCATAATCTACAGAAAATGAAGCCAGACACGGGGGAGCTGTAAGgagtctttcctttcttctctcaaaATTATGGCATATCTGCTCTTTGTCCCTAGCCTAAATCTGCATTTTTTCAGGATAACTGGTCTCATTATGTGTTACAGAAAAGCAATTTCAATGAAAAGTTACTTCTTAAATCTTAGAGACTTTAAAAAAGTAGTGTGCCAGTCTAAGATATTCCTGGTTTCATGATTTGTATCTTTGAAGCTAAAGTTTctttagagaattttttttttttttacgtatatGATGATAATATAGACTTCTTCGTAAGTGGGTAATAGCCACCATTTGAATTCCTGTTATTTGTAAATTCGGGAaactgatttattcatttatttcaaagAGGACGGTGATTGTAACTTCTTTGGTTCCGATTGGGAGGCTtagcttgaaaatattttttgttcaCATGAAAAATCTATGCCTTCCTTCCATGCTGTCTGTTAATTTTCTACTATATTCAGTACAAATCCAGCCAAAAGAGACATTGCCATTAAGATATTTGAGACTAAAAGCTGGCTAAATAATCAAATTACTAGGCATCCTAACTTAAAATACCCTTTACTGATAACTTGCTGAGGTAACAGCTGATATTTTTCTTCAGAAATCCCTGAAATCTAAACTTTCCTCTTCTAGGTCGCCATTACTCCCAGCTCCATGAGGAAGATATGTACGTACTTCCACAGAAAATCCCAAGAAGACTTCAGTAGTCCTGAACAGTCAACAGAGCTCTAGATGCTAACGGGAGTGAGTTAACACTTAGTGGTCcactacaacaaaatgacaaacacaACTCCAAGTGACTCCGTACTGTGGTCTTGAAGAAAGCtaccatctttttatttttagagaAAATTCTTTCAACTTGGAAATTCTCCTAGACTGAGTCTACCTTGGAAATTCTCCTAGACTGAGTCTACCACCACATTGCACCTGCAGCATCCTCAAGATGAGTGCTGTGTCTACGTTCCTAAAGTAAAATCTTATCACTCTCTGATAGCTTGAATGAATagtcttctctttttaaattacAAGTCTTCTCTATGATCCCAGCTCGTGGGGGCAAAAAGACCAGATCTGTGTCTCTTGTCGCTCCGCAGCTTCCTGTGCACACCGGGAAATAGCTACAGCCACAGCACTAGGCCCATGTGAACGCCCTCTGCTGAAGTCCCTGGATCTGTTCTGCCTCAACCTAGTGTCGTGTTACTGGAAATATAGAATCTTCTCACTACACTTTTGtggtttttgcattttttttaagtattacatAAGAAGGTGGTGTTCAGATAAGTACTTTCGTGCTGGTTCAGTATAAAGATATAGTCTCTTgaattctcatttttattttaaaaccagtGATAGATACCGTCTCTTTGAAGAAATGTGAACAACAGTGGAAAGCTTTGTTCATCTATTTTCCCCCAAATGTAAGTGTTCCTTTCTATTCCGTGTGAGATTTAAAACCCCCATATTTTTACCAAGCAGTTACCTGCCCAGCATCACTTCCTACAGGAAGCTAAGATTTTCACCAATTTTTAGTAAAGGAAGATATTTATAAAATCAGTAGTCATACACCGAAGCAGGGGTTCAAAATCAGGTACAGTTATGTAGCGTAAGTCATCAGATTGTAAGAAAAAGTAATGATTCTGAccattgtgtttgttttgtttttaaaagaaggTAACTCTAAACTGAAAATCCAGAGCCTGAAAAAGAACGCTCATCTTTCTCGACTCGATTTCTTGGGTTCTCTAATGCACATAAAAAGTAATGGCCTTCTCAGATGGCCCTGAACCaaaaaaatcatcaaattttctctaaatataaaatatagagagTGCACAGACTGACTCCTAAGTTAATCATGTGCTTAGTATTGTGAGGACCCCTCCCCTTAGCAGTTATGTATCGATCATCTTGAAATGAACCGTTGTTTTCCACTTTTCCCCTTTGTAACCTCGTGGAAGTAAGctccctgtattttctgcatGCTGTGTGTTTGGAGGGGAGTCCCTTCCCAGTCACGAAACTTGATTTGTTTTATCCATATGCTCAAGGGCTGCATAGACTTGACTTCTTCTTTTGgtcataatttttaaatgtattgttaATGAAAGCTCTTCAGTTCCTTTGGCTCTTATAAGCTTGTAAGAACCAGGCCTGCAAAAGACAATTTAAACGTAGATTCTCGGTGGTTTTACCCAAGGAGAAAAATAAGTAAAGGGAAGCCCTAGAGTTGCTGTGCCCAGAATAAAGCATGCCACAGCATTATCAGCACGTTTACTAACTCTGCTTCTgtttggtgtttgatttttgtgtgttggtctGTGGGAAGCTATTTACAACCAGTACCTGCCAGTGATGCTGCCTCTCTTGCTTTGAAAAGCCAGAGAGGGAAGATGtccctgaaaaagaaaagaaaaaaacagatgctTTTGTTGCTTGTATCCCTGTGCATCTCCTGGCAGCACAACTGAGTGAAATTGGGGTGCCGACACTCTGCTAGGTGTAACGTCCCACTTGGAAAACTCGTGGCTGCCAAAGGTGAGATGTAACAAGATAATAATTATTCCTGCCTGTTCCGGTGTCAGACTTTGAGCTGATCCTGAACAATAGAGCCTTTTACCTCATCTGATGTCCCTTTCTGAGTTTTTTGCATCAACTAGAAGCAGTCTACACAAAGAACTGTAGTAGTAACCACGAAATCTCTTTTACTTGCTCATTGACTAAAACTTGTTTATTCCCAAAGATGTGATCTGTTTCAGGCTGAAAGAGGTTTTAATAAAATACATCCTCGCTTGGTCAGACCTTGAGCACTTAGGGTGGCTTGGATTCATGGTGGAGGGTGGGGCGATGCCTCTCTTTCTCTGAACAAACATTTCCAGCCCAGGCTTCCCATTTGAACACTCTGAGCACTCTTGCTGGTCACTGTATTGGCGTTTCCTTTGGGTGTCTCAACATGGGCCCTTAATTTACTTTTGTGAGGGTTGACTATAATCCCCCAAAATGCATCTCTTTTCATTGGGGCTGCACATTTAACTGATGATGAATCAAAACTATGTGTAGCTACCCCTGTGGGGATTTCTGCCCACACTCCTAGACTTCATCGCTTAAAATTGCACCAAGACCCTTGGGACACTGTGTAGGAGCCATTTCTTTTAACAACTGCAATATGGACAACTGGTGAGAACCttaagtgtgtgcgtgtgttgctTTAACCCCCAGCTTGAAATCAGCCTACGGCCCTGATCTTAGTCACATGTCAGTTCGCCAGATGTTTTTGAGAGCCTGTCACGAACAGATACACTGCTGTGTTCATGACTTCTTTCCTAATTTTCCTAATCCAGAGTGAAATTCCTTTGCACTGTTCTTTAAAGCACAGAAAGAATCAGTTCCACAGCTAGGGACTACGGGCAATGTTTTACAAATCCACACcagaagagagacagggagaaagtCGTACTGGAAAAACTGAGTCAATGTCCTTACAGCCATGAACTGCAAGTGTTTCTGCTTCATAATTCTACAAGGGGCCGGACGTGGCCCCAGCTGACCCCTTGCTGCCAGTAAGTAGATCTCACTGCTTCCCACAAAGGTCTTCATAGAAGATTCTTTTCTGTCCTAGGTTTGGCTTTTGCCACATCACGGATTAACCAGTTACTCATTAAATTTGGGGGGATTATG comes from the Elephas maximus indicus isolate mEleMax1 chromosome 24, mEleMax1 primary haplotype, whole genome shotgun sequence genome and includes:
- the DTL gene encoding denticleless protein homolog isoform X2, which produces MGYSSLVLDSTGSTLFANCTDDNIYMFNMTGLKTSPVAIFSGHQNSTFYVKSSLSPDDQFLVSGSSDEAAYIWKVSTPWHPPTVLLGHSQEVTSVCWCPSDFTKIATCSDDNTLKIWRLNRGLEEKPGGDKSSIVGWASQKKKQERSGLLTVTSSQGTPAKAPRVKSSSPISSPSSAACAPSCTGDLPLPSNTATFSAETPPAKAQSPVSRRASVSSVSPKPRSSLKMSIRNWMTQTPSSSPPITPPASETKIPSPRKALIPVSQKSSQAVACSESRNRVKRRLDSSCLESVKQKCVKSCSCVTELDGRVEKLHLDLCCLAGNQEDLGKNSEGLTKSSRIKGASMSVSEPPSPASPYASEACGALPLPLRSCGEGSEVIGKENSSPENKNWLLTMAAKWKAESSSPRSPSSQTPSSRRQSGKLSPGAVAITPSSMRKICTYFHRKSQEDFSSPEQSTEL